Genomic segment of Gemmatimonadaceae bacterium:
CAGCGGGCGATGCTCCTCGACCACGCGCAGGCCGCAGCGCGCGAAGATCGCGCGGTACGTCTCGGGCGTGCACAGGATGTCATCCACCGGGCGGCGATCCGGCACGTCGAGCATCACGCAGCGGACCAGCTCGCCGTCCCGGGCGCGGTGGTTCTCGGGGAAATCGCGGGTGGAGAACGACGCCCACTCGTGCCGGTAGATGGCCGGGTCGGAGACGATGATCACGATGCAACCGCGCGCGGCGAGTGACGCGGCGAGTGTGTCGAAGATCTCGATCTTCCTGGCCGTCGTCGGCACGTTGTCGAACGTGAAGGCGGCGAAGACCAGGTCGTAGCCGCCGCGCTCCAGCGCCGGCGGCGCGTCGGCCGGCACGAGCCGGTAATCGCCCTGCGGGTCCCGCTCGCGCGCCAGCGCGAGCATCGGCTCGGCGATATCGATGCCGACCGTGTGGAATCCGAGATCGCGAAGGAATCGCGTGGAACGCCCCGTCCCGCAGCCGAAGTCGAGGGCCCGCGTTCCGCGAACGTGCGCGCCGAGCAACGCGGGAATGTCGCGAAACGCCAGGTAGTAGGTGCCCGGATACTCCAGGTTGGCGTAGGCTTCGGCCCGCGCGGTGTCGGCGTAGACGTTGGCAAAGTCTTGTTCGGTCACCACTCACTCCGGGGACGGCGTCGTCGCGATCTGCCCGGCGTTAAGCTCTTCAGGGCGTCGCCGCGATGCAAGTTCAGAAACTCCACGGGCAGCGGCGTCGTAGGCCACCCGAGAGAGCGCGCCGTCCTCCCGACCGCCGGAGATCCCGCAATGCTCAGCCAGCTTTTCCCGTCTCGCCTCGACAACACGTACCGGGGCTCGCGCATCGCGCTGTGGCTGCTCGGCGCGGTCGTCACCGTCAAGCTGCTGCAGAGCTTCGTGTCAATTTTTCTGGGACGCTTCGTGGCGTCGTCGGCCGACGGTGTGCCGCTGGACGCGTACTCGCCGGCCGCAGCCCAGACGGTCGTGGCGATGTTCGCGCTCATCGGGGTCGCGCGCCTCCCCTTCTACGCGCTCTGCCTGCTGGCGCTGGCGCGCTACCGCAGCGCGGTGCCGCTGATGCTGGCGCTGTTGGCGCTCGAGTATTTGGCACGCTCGCTCGCCCTGTTCTACGTGCCGATCGAGCGGACGGGAGCGGCCGGCGGGCTGGTGGTGAACCGCGTGCTGTTCGCGATGATGGTCGCGGGCCTGGCGCTCTCCCTGTGGCCGAGGCGTAGCGCCGCGCCGGCGCCCGGAGTGCCTACAGGCACTTGAAGACGTGCGGCGACCGGCCGCGATAGAGGTCGAAGGTTCCCACCATCATCGCCGAATCAGTCATCACGACGGTGAGCGTCAGGTGATCGCCGTCCACGCGCCCCGTGTATCGCGCCGGGCGTTTCGGCATCACTTCGTCGATGCGGATCGGGCCGCCGTGCCCCGGCGTGTGCGTGCCGTACGCCGTGAAGCTGCCGTCGCTGCGCGGGCGCAGCGGCTCGGTGATGCGCCCCGCGGCGCAGTCGTATTCGAGTGTCCCGCTGTCCGGTGTCGCAACGAGCCCCGCGTGCACGCCACCCCAGTCGCCAGTAATTACCGCGGGTGGCCCAATGCGTGAGTCGCCGCAGGCCGCGCCGAGGAGGGCGGCGGAGGCGACAAGGAAGAGGCGCGAGGTCATACCCGATACTACCCGCGTTCGACGCGATCGGTCAGATTCTCTCCATGAATTCGTCGAGCGCTCCCGTGCGCGTGGCCGTCGTGCAAGCCGAGGTCTCGCCCACCCTGGCCGAGGGCCTCGCGCGCACGACGGCGCTGGCGCGCGACGCCGCGTCCGGCGGCGCCGCGCTCGTCGTCTTTCCCGAGACCTGGTTGCCGGGGTACCCGGCGTGGCTGGATGTGTGCCGCGATGCCGCGTTGTGGAACCACGCGCCCACCAAGGCCGTGTTCGGCCGTATGGCGGCCGAGAGCGTTGACGTCGCGGGCGACAGCGGCGCGGCGCTGGCGCGCATCGCGGCCGAGTGCGGCATCACCCTCGTGGTCGGCGTCGTCGAGCGCATCGCGGAAGGGCCGGCGCGCGGCACGCTCTTCAACTCGCTGCTGACGTATGGGCCGACGGGCCAGTTGCTGAACCATCACCGCAAGCTGATGCCGACGTATACCGAGCGGCTCGTGTGGGGGGCGGGCGACGCCGCCGGCCTGCAAGCGGTGGACACGCCGGCCGGTCGCGTGGGCGGACTCGTCTGCTGGGAGCACTGGATGCCGCTCGCCCGGCAGGCGCTCCATGAGTCGGGCGAGGACCTGCACGTTGCCGCGTGGCCGACCGTGCACGAGATGCATCAGGTGGCGAGCCGGCAGTACGCGTTCGAAGGACGCTGCTTCGTGCTGGCCGCCGGGTCGTTGATGCGCGCCAGCAGCCTGCCGGCAGAACTCTCGCCGCACGCCGACCGCGTCACGTCGCCCGACCAGTGGGTACTGCGTGGCGGCAGCGCCATCATCGGGCCCGACGGCGCGTATCTCGCCGCACCGGTGTACGATGAACCCGTCATCCTCTTTGCCGACGCCGACCTGAGCCGCGTGCGCGAGGAGTCGATGACCCTCGACGTGGCGGGCCACTACAGCCGGCCCGATTGTCTCGAGCTGCGCGTGACGCGCGTGCGCCGGTGACGGCGCGCCGCCCGGCCAACTGGGCGTGCGCCGTCTTCTGCGCGAGTCGCACGCCCAGGTCCGCCCTGCTCCGCCGGAGCGCCAGCGCGTTTGGCGCAGCGCTCGCCGCGCACCAGGTTGACGTGCTGTATGGCGCCGTCGAGAGCGGCGTGATGGACCTCGTGGCGCGCGCCGCGAGCGACGCGGGTGGACGAGTGATTGGATACACGACGCGCCTCTTCCACGGCAAGGGCCTCACGCCGGCGGGGCTGACGCGCCTGCACGTGGCCCCGTCGCTGAGCGCGCGCAAGGCCGCCATCCTGAAGCACGCCGACTTCGCGGCGGTGCTCCCGGGCGGTGTGGGAACGCTCGACGAACTGTTCGAGGCGCTCGCCCTCATCGAGACGGGCGCGCTGGCGCTCCCCGTTGGCGTGCTGAACGCCGGGCGCTACTACGCGCCCGTGCTTCGCCAGCTCGAGATGGGCGAGCGCGCCGGACTCGTGAACCCCGCCACGCGAGCGGCGTTGATCGTCGAGGCTCGGCCGCAGGCGCTCGTAGAACGCCTGCTCGTCGCCGCGCAGGCCAAGCGCGACGGCACGTCGCGCCGGGCATTCGGCGTCACTTGATCGATGCGCATCGGGCCGCGGTCCCCGGCCCGCACTACCGCTGCAGGGCAAACATGAACGGCTGCCGCACCAGCTGCTTCACCTTGCGGCCGTTGATCTCGGCCGGGAGGAAGCGCATGCCCGGGAGGGCGTTCCTGACGGCGAGCGCGAAGAGTTCGTGCGAGCTGCTGAGCACCTTCAGCGACGCCGGTTCGGCGCGCCCCGTGCT
This window contains:
- a CDS encoding methyltransferase domain-containing protein, whose product is MTEQDFANVYADTARAEAYANLEYPGTYYLAFRDIPALLGAHVRGTRALDFGCGTGRSTRFLRDLGFHTVGIDIAEPMLALARERDPQGDYRLVPADAPPALERGGYDLVFAAFTFDNVPTTARKIEIFDTLAASLAARGCIVIIVSDPAIYRHEWASFSTRDFPENHRARDGELVRCVMLDVPDRRPVDDILCTPETYRAIFARCGLRVVEEHRPLGRADEPYAWVSETAVPPWTIYVLARAETNEGAAAAEA
- a CDS encoding carbon-nitrogen hydrolase family protein, which translates into the protein MNSSSAPVRVAVVQAEVSPTLAEGLARTTALARDAASGGAALVVFPETWLPGYPAWLDVCRDAALWNHAPTKAVFGRMAAESVDVAGDSGAALARIAAECGITLVVGVVERIAEGPARGTLFNSLLTYGPTGQLLNHHRKLMPTYTERLVWGAGDAAGLQAVDTPAGRVGGLVCWEHWMPLARQALHESGEDLHVAAWPTVHEMHQVASRQYAFEGRCFVLAAGSLMRASSLPAELSPHADRVTSPDQWVLRGGSAIIGPDGAYLAAPVYDEPVILFADADLSRVREESMTLDVAGHYSRPDCLELRVTRVRR
- a CDS encoding LOG family protein, translating into MTARRPANWACAVFCASRTPRSALLRRSASAFGAALAAHQVDVLYGAVESGVMDLVARAASDAGGRVIGYTTRLFHGKGLTPAGLTRLHVAPSLSARKAAILKHADFAAVLPGGVGTLDELFEALALIETGALALPVGVLNAGRYYAPVLRQLEMGERAGLVNPATRAALIVEARPQALVERLLVAAQAKRDGTSRRAFGVT